A window from Drosophila nasuta strain 15112-1781.00 chromosome 3, ASM2355853v1, whole genome shotgun sequence encodes these proteins:
- the LOC132789062 gene encoding GDP-D-glucose phosphorylase 1 — protein MQLHEMPGLFAYQLREERLKRQLPGRYGFHVELNADRSLKRRAPQIIDNLNPKFKPQQFNFNKVDGQEVLLIIDDLKDKCEIQMIINKSPLTKYHTLICPDVKKNLVQRVTLKSLAFCINFLRNIEEPNMRMGYNSPGALASVNHLHFHLLDMPQELYIDKVNLQEIAGGYAYRLNKESPTEAVCFVVLAKDDEQQVLEKVQNIHKLTEWLCNNKLPHNMFITQQKNSNDLRVFVFVRDKFCVSKDVTAFNVGFCELAGFIPLSDEDKVNNLTEQKVIERIRSVTGNAYDAVYDQVQHIVNGTDQSLWQQPFTL, from the exons ATGCAACTACACGAGATGCCCGGCTTATTCGCCTATCAGCTGCGGGAGGAGCGCTTAAAGCGACAACTGCCCGGGCGATATGGTTTCCATGTGGAA TTGAATGCGGATCGATCGTTGAAACGTCGCGCACCACAAATTATAGACAATTTGAATCCTAAATTTAAGCCGCAGcagttcaattttaataaagtcGATGGCCAGGAAGTGCTGCTGATCATCGATGATCTGAAGGATAAGTGCGAGATACAGATGATCATCAACAAGAGTCCACTGACCAAATATCATACACTCATCTGTCCCGACGTAAAGAAGAATTTGGTACAACGCGTAACATTAAAATCGCTGGCTTTCTGCATCAATTTCCTGCGCAACATTGAAGAACCCAATATGCGGATGGGCTACAATAGTCCGGGAGCTCTTGCCTCCGTCAATCATCTACATTTCCATTTGCTGGACATGCCACAAGAGTTGTACATCGACAAAGTGAATCTGCAGGAGATTGCCGGTGGTTATGCGTATCGGTTGAATAAAGAATCGCCCACAGAAGCCGTGTGTTTTGTTGTCCTGGCCAAAGATGATGAGCAACAGGTGCTGGAGAAGGTGCAGAACATCCATAAGCTGACCGAGTGGTTGTGCAACAACAAGCTGCCACACAACATGTTTATCACACAGCAAAAGAACTCCAACGATCTCcgagtatttgtttttgtgcgcGACAAGTTTTGCGTGTCCAAGGATGTGACGGCCTTCAATGTGGGATTCTGCGAACTGGCTGGATTCATTCCACTTTCAG ATGAGgataaagtaaacaatttgaCGGAGCAGAAGGTAATTGAACGCATTCGCTCTGTTACTGGAAATGCCTACGATGCTGTCTACGACCAGGTGCAACACATTGTTAATGGCACCGATCAATCGCTGTGGCAGCAACCGTTTACTTTATAA
- the LOC132789066 gene encoding uncharacterized protein LOC132789066, with translation MLNNIINFANYWWFRYLMVTELYVVEKWERVTIHVIFMVLFCVFWYFNYSVLLSVTGNIFGYSPIANGLLPPLPHGAAGVKVTS, from the exons ATGCTGAACAACATTATCAATTTTGCCAATTATTGGTGGTTCCGATACCTAATG GTGACCGAGCTGTATGTGGTCGAGAAATGGGAGCGTGTAACGATAC ACGTCATCTTTATGGTCCTATTTTGTGTGTTCTGGTACTTTAACTACTCAGTGCTGCTTTCGGTGACCGGCAATATCTTTGGATATTCCCCAATTGCAAACGGTCTTTTGCCCCCACTGCCTCATGGAGCCGCTGGCGTCAAGGTCACATCATAG
- the LOC132788302 gene encoding germinal-center associated nuclear protein: MEICGLVRGSCERYCPDAEAKMQAHTKKKLLNYFEYKDGQKQVPGVLVKEFTRSAADAKVPKAKDMRTELCLNKTVEYLLKDILLDERKPFNWVYDFVFDRLRMVRREIVIQQFEPKQTIKLLEPTIMFLAYSRYRLCAEPIEKFDPKICNQHLQECLNMTLCCYKELDDQSDHKEFTLRDLQRRCFIEALYQLFNLGTPEALVRGLTLPAKTCQNYLISFVLWLLTNCKS, encoded by the exons ATGGAGATTTGTGGCCTGGTACGCGGCTCCTGTGAGCGTTATTGTCCCGATGCCGAGGCTAAAATGCAA GcgcatacaaaaaaaaaactgctcAATTACTTCGAGTACAAGGATGGCCAAAAGCAAGTGCCCGGTGTATTGGTCAAGGAGTTTACCCGCTCAGCCGCTGATGCCAAGGTGCCCAAAGCAAAGGACATGCGCACTGAGCTCTGTCTGAACAAAACTGTTGAATATTTGCTCAAAGA TATTCTGCTAGATGAGCGCAAACCTTTTAATTGGGTTTATGATTTCGTATTCGATCGTTTACGAATGGTGCGACGCGAGATTGTCATACAGCAGTTTGAGCCAAAACAGACGATCAAGCTGCTGGAGCCGACGATCATGTTTCTAGCCTACAGTCGATATCGACTTTGTGCGGAGCCTATAGAGAAATTCGATCCGAAGATTTGTAATCAACACTTACAGGAATGTCTTAATATGACGCTCTGTTGCTACAAGGAGTTGGACGATCAATCTGATCACAAGGAGTTCACTCTTCGAGATTTGCAGCGACGTTGTTTCATAGAGGCATTATACCAACTGTTTAATCTGGGCACACCGGAAGCGCTGGTTCGCGGTCTTACTTTGCCCGCCAAA ACTTGCCAAAATTACCTCATATCCTTTGTGCTGTGGCTGCTTACAAACTGCAAATCATAA
- the LOC132789056 gene encoding queuine tRNA-ribosyltransferase accessory subunit 2 — MKFVIKSISKNSGRLGQLRIKESQELATPLLMQTTKGGSIPYLTADAFEMVSNEQQLLQLTLSTMDQMAESLAQWTRPLSDYVGLPGHNTVLMIRDPCETTPAGGNDRDVMPLFTRRGKESLTATQYMEMVAKFAPDLYQGLCDADTNPESTKKRVQKSVDRTERFMNECYALHGKEQRLANSTLLAPIVGGYNTFARTQSIKHAKEQPAGSYGGYILEGFHTNGLAATTLPAAQLLPIVEHCLQQLEDDKPRLMPGAFTPLLTLELISRGVDVFDTSYAYCAAANYKALTFSYTKDAVQHAAFLDLTDDEIKEQFTPLLSGCTCLACSKHTRAYIHHLYKTNELLGPILLMIHNLHHYMGFFAAIRSSIAADQLPELIEHVRLQNAGSEIDYRIEANAKVISKAAMGKGFIAAAV, encoded by the exons ATGAAGTTCGTTATTAAAAGTATTAGTAAAAACTCTGGTCGACTGGGCCAACTGCGGATTAAAGAGAGCCAAGAGCTGGCCACGCCGCTGTTGATGCAAACAACCAAAGGCGGCAGCATTCCATATCTCACAGCCGATGCTTTCGAAATGGTCAGCAATGAGCAGCAACTGCTCCAACTCACATTGTCCACCATGGATCAAATGGCAGAGTCGCTGGCGCAGTGGACTCGTCCCCTAAGTGACTATGTTGGCTTGCCCGGCCACAACACAGTGTTGATGATTCGTGATCCGTGCGAAACAACTCCCGCCGGTGGCAATGATCGGGATGTGATGCCGTTGTTCACGCGACGCGGCAAGGAATCCCTAACGGCCACGCAGTATATGGAGATGGTGGCCAAGTTTGCGCCCGATCTCTACCAGGGCTTGTGCGATGCCGACACTAATCCAGAGAGCACTAAGAAGCGTGTACAGAAATCTGTGGATCGCACCGAGCGTTTCATGAACGAATGCTATGCCCTGCATGGCAAAGAACAGCGATTGGCCAACTCCACGTTACTGGCTCCCATTGTGGGAGGCTACAACACCTTTGCACGTACACAATCCATCAAGCATGCAAAAGAACAACCAGCTGGAAGTTATGGTGGCTACATACTCGAAGGATTCCATACCAATGGCTTGGCAGCAACGACGTTACCGGCGGCACAGCTGTTGCCCATTGTGGAGCATTGTCTGCAGCAGCTGGAGGATGACAAGCCGCGTCTAATGCCAGGCGCATTTACGCCCTTGTTGACTCTGGAGCTGATTAGCAGAGGCGTTGATGTATTCGACACTTCGTATGCTTATTGCGCCGCAGCCAACTACAAAGCCTTGACGTTCAGTTACACCAAGGATGCAGTGCAGCATGCGGCGTTCTTGGATCTGACGGATGATGAGATTAAAGAGCAGTTTACGCCTCTCCTAAGTGGTTGCACTTGTTTAGCGTGTAGCAAACACACGCGTGCCTACATTCATCACTTGTACAAGACAAACGAGTTGCTTGGTCCCATTCTGCTGATGAT CCACAACTTGCATCATTATATGGGTTTCTTTGCGGCTATTCGCAGCAGCATTGCGGCGGATCAACTTCCAGAGTTAATTGAGCATGTGCGTCTGCAAAATGCGGGCAGCGAGATCGATTATCGCATCGAGGCTAATGCCAAAGTGATCAGCAAGGCGGCCATGGGCAAGGGATTCATTGCAGCGGCCGTTTAG
- the LOC132789053 gene encoding uncharacterized protein LOC132789053, which translates to MSSSSSSSSNSNHHNTHTTSPLYFTQVMPSASAASVEHQHPYSTELDGTEHMGNAGDNGSFLIEEIIDDEANIVVDTGEFFIAGDVYEYYPVDRIASSLPRMATADALPPPIIMQQQELGSDEEEDDDDDDDEDVEQQMDGDMRLSSGDEEEEELPMLQRDANAFDIASEMLTTIEATAETIKEEQLENDYYMKSTDDSNSCHVQDFKPFGRMQRQTNASACNTTINGANGSTKRWKQTKVPIRITEDQFNVTLWSSLNSEDEDDDAELEMENAHGHQIITTSSKANVKPKMIIDHMIHHDVLNDGIGNEYVILPDPFSAAAVTDVEEVVNAYMRDDDDIDGDADDIKQQLEDDEEEEDSQSLSEQYQLDEAYGSIELIENMPHPVELMTAPAACTPANPIITSNPNTAPALSGATLPKGLPKLVLQNSSTNVRLKANNNNVGAQKATTKRQLNAPPPLVPASSSGSIMPQLQQQQQQHHQQQQQQQLQMPTLQRGQQAATATPGAAAAAAATAEDDEEPKFRCTHRGCNKEFRNHSAMRKHMHTHGPRGHVCNVCGKSFVESSKLKRHQLVHTGEKPFECTFEGCGKRFSLDFNLRTHVRIHTGDRPYHCPIDGCSKCFAQSTNLKSHMLTHSKPKRKWPRAQGGQMNSKTPLVARYGRLEFGEDPTMVYVESNEELASVLLDSTSTPAS; encoded by the coding sequence AtgtcctcctcctcctcctcgtcgtCCAACTCCAATCACCACAATACACATACAACCTCTCCATTATATTTCACCCAAGTGATGCCTTCAGCATCGGCAGCCAGTGTGGAACATCAGCATCCCTATAGCACTGAATTGGATGGAACGGAACACATGGGAAATGCTGGTGACAATGGCAGCTTTCTCATCGAGGAGATTATCGACGATGAAGCAAACATTGTCGTGGACACCGGCGAGTTTTTCATTGCCGGTGATGTCTACGAATATTACCCAGTGGATCGCATCGCCTCCTCACTGCCTCGCATGGCCACCGCGGATGCTTTGCCGCCGCCCATAATCATGCAACAGCAGGAGCTCGGCAGCGATGAAGAGGaggatgatgacgacgacgatgatgaggatgTGGAGCAACAAATGGATGGCGATATGCGTTTATCGTCGGGCGatgaggaggaagaggagctGCCCATGTTGCAACGCGATGCAAATGCCTTTGATATTGCTTCCGAAATGCTAACCACCATTGAGGCAACGGCCGAGACCATCAAGGAGGAGCAGCTCGAAAATGATTACTATATGAAGTCCACAGATGATTCCAACAGCTGTCATGTGCAGGACTTTAAACCCTTTGGCCGCATGCAGCGTCAGACAAACGCCAGCGCATGCAACACAACCATTAATGGTGCCAATGGCAGCACAAAGCGTTGGAAACAAACTAAAGTTCCCATTCGCATCACCGAGGATCAGTTTAATGTTACGCTCTGGTCGTCCCTCAACTCTGAGGATGAGGACGACGATGCAGAGCTGGAAATGGAGAATGCACATGGTCATCAGATAATCACAACATCGAGCAAAGCGAATGTCAAGCCAAAAATGATTATCGATCATATGATACACCATGATGTGCTTAATGATGGCATTGGCAATGAATATGTCATATTACCGGATCCATTTAGTGCCGCAGCTGTCACCGATGTCGAGGAGGTGGTCAATGCCTATATGCGTGATGACGACGACATCGATGGCGATGCGGATGACATCAAGCAACAGCTGGAAGACgacgaagaggaggaggacAGTCAATCGCTAAGCGAGCAATATCAGCTGGATGAAGCATATGGGAGCATTGAGCTCATTGAGAATATGCCGCATCCCGTTGAGCTAATGACTGCGCCCGCTGCCTGCACACCTGCTAATCCCATAATCACCAGCAACCCGAACACAGCGCCCGCTTTGAGTGGAGCAACATTGCCAAAGGGGCTGCCCAAGTTGGTATTGCAAAACAGCAGCACAAATGTGCGACTGaaagcgaacaacaacaatgtgggTGCCCAGAAGGCAACCACCAAGCGGCAGTTGAACGCACCGCCTCCATTGGTGCCAGctagcagcagtggcagcatcatgccacagctgcaacaacagcagcagcagcaccatcagcagcaacaacaacaacagcttcaGATGCCAACGCTACAACGTGGCCaacaggcagcaacagcaacaccaggtgctgcagcagccgccgctgcCACCGCTGAGGACGATGAGGAGCCGAAGTTTCGTTGCACACATCGTGGCTGCAACAAGGAATTCCGCAATCACAGCGCCATGCGCAAACACATGCATACGCATGGGCCACGCGGTCATGTGTGCAACGTCTGTGGCAAGAGTTTCGTAGAGAGCTCAAAGCTAAAGCGACATCAGCTTGTGCACACTGGCGAGAAGCCCTTCGAGTGCACCTTCGAGGGCTGCGGCAAACGCTTCTCGTTGGACTTCAATTTGCGAACGCATGTGCGCATACATACGGGAGATCGACCATATCATTGCCCCATCGATGGTTGCTCCAAGTGCTTTGCACAGTCAACCAATCTCAAGTCGCATATGCTGACGCACTCGAAGCCCAAACGTAAATGGCCCCGCGCCCAGGGCGGCCAGATGAACAGTAAAACGCCATTGGTGGCGCGCTATGGACGACTGGAGTTTGGCGAGGATCCCACCATGGTGTATGTGGAGTCCAACGAGGAGCTGGCGTCGGTGCTGCTGGATAGTACGTCGACGCCGGCATCCTAA
- the LOC132789064 gene encoding LOW QUALITY PROTEIN: uncharacterized protein LOC132789064 (The sequence of the model RefSeq protein was modified relative to this genomic sequence to represent the inferred CDS: deleted 1 base in 1 codon) has protein sequence MCEYFIKVLRRTQLSHSQTDVKPFIYLHSKWLEDAVELQLYVPTSNSSYKAILKYDEIKSAAEELQLDYTELYDEYKKALTTQMGLPGFDYEVDEEKPKFKLWKCCGFEILYVDEKLRKLSNVQQMLDAAMECGQTSSSGASQGSSQGAAGAETQSSELVQQYEQYINDSKQTEKKLLKKFVILLNTKKAAH, from the exons atgtgtgaatattttattaaagttttgcGTCGCACGCAACTTAGCCACAGTCAAACAGACGTCAAGCCCTTTATCTATTTGCACAGCAAGTGGCTGGAGGATGCTGTCGAGCTTCAACTGTATGTGCCTACAAGTAATTCTAGCTACAAAGCGATTTTGAAGtatgatgaaattaaaagcGCTGCCGAGGAGCTCCAACTGGACTACACTGAATTATATGACGAATACAAAAAGGCGCTCACCACACAAATGGGACTACCGGGTTTCGACTATGAGGTCGATGAGGAGAAACCCAAATTTAAGCTGTGGAAATGCTGTGGCTTTGAAATCCTGTATGTGGACGAGAAACTGCGTAAATTGTCGAACGTTCAACAGATGCTGGATGCAGCCATGGAGTGTGGACAAACTAGCTCATCAGGTGCATCACAAGGCTCTAGTCAGGGAGCTGCTGGTGCTGAAACACAGTCCAGCGAATTGGTGCAGCAATACGAGCAATATATCAACGATTCCAAGCAGACAGAAAAGAAGCTGCTC AAAAAGTTCGTCATATTGCTGAATACCAAAAAAGCGGCGCATTGA